The stretch of DNA CGCGATCCGTTAGCCGATTATTTGGCATCGCTCAACGAATTTGCAGCACTCGATGTACGCTTGGCTTTGGCAGGGCATCGCAAGCCAATTATGGCCTTTCGTGAACGTTGTCATGAAATAGCCCAACATCATGATCATCGGCTTGATTTGATGCACGATTACGCTAGCACAGGCAAAACCGCCTTTGAAGTCTGCGAATTTGCCTTTGGCGTAACCACCCTTTCAGCCCATCAACTACGCTTCGCAATCACCGAAACCTTGGCCCATCTGGTTTATTTAGAGGGTCAAGGGCGATTGCGTCGCGAACAACGGGCTAGACAGATTATCTTTCTTGATCAACACTAACGCCGATTCGCAACGTTTTTTGGAGGGTGTATGCGCTGGTGGAAAAAACTTGGCTTATTGGTGGTAGCAATGGCCTTGGTGGCCTGTGGCAACGCCGATGTCGATGCAGCAAAAGTAGCGAGCGAAGGCGCAACCGCCTTTGAAAGCGTCAACAATTTTCACTTTAAACTAACGGTCAGCGAAGGCGAAGCCGCGCCTTTGGGCGATATTATCATCATTGATGCTGATGGCGATAGCATTCGCCCTGATAAAATTCAGGCTAAAATCAAGGCCAAATTGGCAGGCGCACCAATCGCCGTCAATATTAATGGCGTTATCATCGGAGCCGATGCCTGGATCACGCCTAATCCATTCAATCCAACCGCCTTCGAAAAGTTGGAAGATACTGGCGGGCTTGAAACATTTTCGCCTGCCAAGGGTATTAGTGATGTGCTGCGCGGCCTTAAAAACCCAACTTTTGTTGAAGAGGCAGAAATCGACGGCACGGCAACCTATCATATCAGCGGCGAAGTTGATGCCCAAAGCGTCTCAGCCCTGACTGGTGGAGTCGCCGAAGCTGGTACGATTAAGCTCGATCTGTGGATTGGCAAAGACGATAAATTATTACGGCAATTGGTTGCAGTTGGCCGCTTGGTCAGCACCGAAAAAGAAAGCATCAAGCGCACCTTGATTGTTTCGAAATTCAACCAAACGCTCACAATCGAGCCACCACAATAGTTTTCCGTAGGCTGGTTCGTTATGTCGAACCACGATGCTATGGCTAGACCAAACACTGTAATCGCGAGGTATCCAAACATGCTTGATCAACCATTAAACGATATATTTACAGGGTGGGCTGCTATGACTGAACACAATAGCGATCTAGTGGCTGATCGTTTTGGCATGCCACGCGCTGAACTCGACGAATTAGTCCATGGCTCGGTGGCACATTTGGCGCAAACTCATTATTATCATTATTTGGCGCGGCCAAAGCCCCAGTTTGATGATGATATCGACGAAAACACCGCTGCCCAAAGCAAACCCCGCCATGTCGTGCTGTTCCGCACGCCCGATGATGCCTTATCGTTCGCCCAACGCATTCGCATTGGCGAAACACCACGGGTACGCCAGATCAGCCGTGAGAATATGATTTGGCATATGCTCAACGATGAAGCAATCGTACGGGTCATCTTTTTTGAACAACCACTCGAAGAATTACCAACTGGCCTGAATTTACAAACCTTGGCCGATTTACCTGGGGCAATCGCGATCGAACGTAACGATGTTTTGACCTCGCGCCAAATTTGACCCTTACCTATCTGGGTGTTAGAATCCCGATAGGCGGAATATTAAAATAGTAACGATGATACCAAGAGCTACGAGTTTATCGTAGCTCTTTATCTATGTCATGCGTTACCCAATGCGAGGTTGTATGTTAGTTGTCATGGACGCACACGCTACACCTGAGGATATTCAAGCTGTTTGTACAGTGATCGAGGACATGGGTTTGCAGGCCAACACCATGCCCGGCCCAACCCGCACGGCGATCGGGATTACCGGCAATAAAGGGGCGATTGCCGAAGCTGCGCGGCTTAAATTGATGCCTGGCGTGCGTGATGTCATTCGCGTCACCGCACCCTATAAATTGGTCAGCCGCGAATATCGCGAAGCCGACACGATTATTGAAATTAATCGGGTGCAAATTGGTGGGCCTTCGCTGGTAGTTATGGCTGGGCCATGTTCAGTCGAAGGCCGCGAACAATTGCTCACCACTGCCGAAGCCGTCAAAGCCGCTGGAGCTACAATTCTACGTGGTGGCGCTTTCAA from Herpetosiphon gulosus encodes:
- a CDS encoding LppX_LprAFG lipoprotein; this encodes MRWWKKLGLLVVAMALVACGNADVDAAKVASEGATAFESVNNFHFKLTVSEGEAAPLGDIIIIDADGDSIRPDKIQAKIKAKLAGAPIAVNINGVIIGADAWITPNPFNPTAFEKLEDTGGLETFSPAKGISDVLRGLKNPTFVEEAEIDGTATYHISGEVDAQSVSALTGGVAEAGTIKLDLWIGKDDKLLRQLVAVGRLVSTEKESIKRTLIVSKFNQTLTIEPPQ